CCGATGGATCGGCGGATCTCCTGGCCGGACCAGTCATGGTCGAAGCGTACGGTGCGGCCCGAGGCGTCCAGTTGCGTGCGGTTACCCGTGGCGTCATACGTCCACGTGGTTGAGGCTCCAGAAGGGGTTGCCCGATGGATGAGGCGCCCCAACGGGTCACGTGCGTACGTCGTGCGTCGGCCGTTGACCGTCTCGCAGATGACGAGACCGTTTGGGTCGAGCTCCAGAGTGATTGACGTGCCCGGTCCAGTCGCTTCGACCAACTCGCGGTTGAGGTTGTAGACAAATTCAGTGGTGCGGTCGTCGCTGACTTTCCGAACCAGGTTGCCAAGGGCGTCGTGTTCGTAGCGGATGGTGTGGCCAAGCGAGTTGGTGCGGGAAGTCAGGCGTCCCGCGTCGTCGTAGGTGTACGTCACAACCCGGTCATCGAAATCGGATTCCGAGATCAGACGCCCTGCCGCGTCATGTTCATACGTCCACGTCAAGCCCTCGGGGTTGGTGACCGTGGCCAGCCGGAGATTCTGGTCGTGGATGAATTCGTACCTCACCCCGTCGGGGCCGGTGCGAGCCGATGGCAAGTCGAAGTGGGTGTACTCGAAGCGAGTGGTAGCACCCGCGGGTGTGGTGTGACTGGTGCAGTTGCCCTCACCGTCGTACGACCATGTCTCGACGGCACCATCGGCGGTGATGCGGCAGGCGAGTTGGCCTTCGACTGTCCAGGCGATCTGCGTGGTGTAGCCCAGTGGGTCTGTGTACGCGACGATCCGGCCGAATGCGTCACGTTTCCAGGTCGTTGTTGCGCCGAGCGGGTCGGTTACTGCGACCAGGAGCCCTGCCGGATTGCAGTGCACCGTCCTGCTGTTGCCCAAAGCGTCCGTCACCCCAGTGAGGTGACCTGCTGGGTTGTACGTAAACCGCGTGGTCGAGCCTGCGGGATCGGTCATGGACGTGCAATTGCCATGCTCGTCGTATTCCCTGCGCCAGCAGGCACCGTCGGGCCTGCGGATCGTCGTGGGACAGCTCAGATCGTCGTACGCGATGCGCATAGTCGCACCGTCCGGACGGATAACTTCCGTGGGACGACCGCTCTCATCGACAACGAGTCGTGTGGTGTGGGCCAGTTCATTTGTCCGGGACACGACGTGATGATGGGCGTCGTACGCAGTCCGAACTGTTGCGCCGAGGGGGTCGACCTCGGCAATGACCTGGCTGTTTTCGTTGACGACGAAGCGTGTGGTAGCTCCCTCGGGGGTGGTGAGGGTGGTGATGCGGCAGCCGGGCCAGGCGGGGTCGGTTCCGCCGTAGTTGAGGGTGATGGTGATGTGGCCGGCCTCGCCGCCTTCGGCGACGCAGCGGTCGTGGTCGTCATAGGTGTAGCCGTAGCGGCTGTGGTTGGTGTCGGTCCAGGAGGTGATACGGAGACGTTCGTCGTACGTGAACTGCAGAGGCAGGCCCGAGGAATTGATGACCTCGGTGAGATTGTCTGCGGTGTAGCGGTAGCGCTTGATGGTGATGTCGGAGCCGTCTTCGGCTGCACCCACCAGCGCCAGGGCGGTGACACGGCCGTCATCGGTGGTGAGTTTGAGGTGGTAACCGCCGTCATGGCGGATAGCGACAGGGGTGCCGTGCTCGTCGTAGTCGAAGGTGATGATGTTGCTGTTGCGGTCGACGATGCGGGTGAGCAGGGCAATGCCACCGGAGGGGAAGGCGAAGTGGCGGGTCTGGCCGGTGAGCGGGTCGTCGATGCGGTAGCCCCCGTCGCGGAGGCGGGTCAGGGGCCAGCGCGGCCCGGCTTCCGGCAGGGCCGGGGTGTCCGGGCCGGTGGGGTGAGGGTAGGCGAGCAGCAGGCCGTCCTCGGTGACGAACACGACGCTGTCGGCGTCGACTTCCAGACGCTGGTCGACAGTGGAGGCCCAGGTGGGGCCGAACCACCAACCGCAGCGGTAGTCGGAGGCTACTCGGCGGGTGAAGGCCAGTGGGAGGTTGCCGGGAAGCTCCACATCGGTCTGCGGCAGGAACATCGCGCCGGTGGCCATGTCCACCGGGTCACTACCCTTGGAGCGGACCACGTTCTTGAGGCGGTTGTAGGCGCCCTTGGCACCGTCCGCAATGGCGCCGCGGGCCGACTTGCCCAGGCCACGCGCGGCAAGGCCCAGCCCCTTCAGGCCGCCCTTGAGGCCCTTGAGGGCGGCCAGACCGCCCTTCAGCCCCTTCGCCAGCCCGCCGAGCGTGGTGATCCCCTTCATCCCGGGTATGCAATCCAGCGCCGCGAACGCCACATCCCATAGGGATGCCTGGCCCTT
This genomic interval from Streptomyces dengpaensis contains the following:
- a CDS encoding DUF6531 domain-containing protein, producing the protein MDKDPTPGDPDRVRHLAKNLHDFADDVGDALRLIKGMADEDAVLKWAGKSAKAFQDEFSGVPKQLKKLKKSYEMAGDALTDYWPKLERAQALADKALAKGREAQSDLSSAKSRLSSADSWVTKANKEADKYKDDPTGSKDTEKPDEAKVRAATRDAQHAKSAQTSAQSDVTSANSALDAAKKMAEDARKMREEAAKTAKDKIDDASDAGIHNRKWWEEVGDWVSDNWDTIVAVCKVVVAVVGIIAMIIGGPILGAIVLVAALVVLADTLNKYAKGQASLWDVAFAALDCIPGMKGITTLGGLAKGLKGGLAALKGLKGGLKGLGLAARGLGKSARGAIADGAKGAYNRLKNVVRSKGSDPVDMATGAMFLPQTDVELPGNLPLAFTRRVASDYRCGWWFGPTWASTVDQRLEVDADSVVFVTEDGLLLAYPHPTGPDTPALPEAGPRWPLTRLRDGGYRIDDPLTGQTRHFAFPSGGIALLTRIVDRNSNIITFDYDEHGTPVAIRHDGGYHLKLTTDDGRVTALALVGAAEDGSDITIKRYRYTADNLTEVINSSGLPLQFTYDERLRITSWTDTNHSRYGYTYDDHDRCVAEGGEAGHITITLNYGGTDPAWPGCRITTLTTPEGATTRFVVNENSQVIAEVDPLGATVRTAYDAHHHVVSRTNELAHTTRLVVDESGRPTEVIRPDGATMRIAYDDLSCPTTIRRPDGACWRREYDEHGNCTSMTDPAGSTTRFTYNPAGHLTGVTDALGNSRTVHCNPAGLLVAVTDPLGATTTWKRDAFGRIVAYTDPLGYTTQIAWTVEGQLACRITADGAVETWSYDGEGNCTSHTTPAGATTRFEYTHFDLPSARTGPDGVRYEFIHDQNLRLATVTNPEGLTWTYEHDAAGRLISESDFDDRVVTYTYDDAGRLTSRTNSLGHTIRYEHDALGNLVRKVSDDRTTEFVYNLNRELVEATGPGTSITLELDPNGLVICETVNGRRTTYARDPLGRLIHRATPSGASTTWTYDATGNRTQLDASGRTVRFDHDWSGQEIRRSIGQRNILTHAFDGLGRRISQSLSADDGSHRLHRAYLYSEDGNLVGIDDEVAGSRRFALDLASRVTAVHAHNWTERYAYDEAGNLTNASWPTKHPGGESTGGRAYTGTRISRAGDTRYEYDTLGRTVLRQRKRLSRKPDTWHYTWDSEDRLTSVTTPDGTLWRYLYDSLGRRTAKRRIADDGRTVVEHVDFTWDGITLCEQTTRTDSLPYLVTLTWDHDGLHPIAQTERIAATEAPQEEIDSRFFSIITDLVGTPTELVDEDGGVAWRARSTLWGTTAWNSDASTYTPLRFPGQYFDPESGLHYNYFRHYDPETVRYLTPDPLGLVPAPNPVTYVHNPHTGVDPLGLNPYYSDIAPNGQRGPAYAEVTPQTLDDAANKLIGSPPGRGARYSPPGFQGGAAGHSRGHLIGQQFGGDGRDMRNIVTQGTTQNNGPISDAEDLIADHVRSSGNTVIMSVTPEYAHGGNVPSHVLIEAVDDFGWSFSRRLPNM